One Salvelinus fontinalis isolate EN_2023a unplaced genomic scaffold, ASM2944872v1 scaffold_0284, whole genome shotgun sequence genomic window, GTGCCACTAGCCGCCCCAACACCATTCTTATTGTTTTTGTTGCCGAGCTAAGGAGTGTCGCGCAGCATGGTAAAACTAAAttgcaccagtggaggctgcaaaggggaggacggctcataataatgtctggaatggagagaaggcaaacacatggaaaccatttgttgatgtatttgataccattctaccTATAAcgttccagtcattaccacaagcccgtcctccctatAACGTCCTCTaacgtcctccccaattaaggtgcctccTGTGCATTGCACCACATATTGTGTTCTATCGTGCGTGCAATGATGTCCGAGTAGAAAAATACATTTGTTGTTTTCAGTAACTTctgttgtaatatcgcaaacggaCGTGGCATTTCCACcaattaaggattccagctttaactcTAAAAACTAGCCCACTAAGGGCGAACAACTACAAAAACAATCACTTTTACAAGATATAACTTTTACAAGATTCTTTTTCACAGTGTCCATGTACAACATGGACAATAAAACATCCATTCTACGCTATCCATTCTGTTATTCTTGGACTGACCTTGGTGGCTTTCTTCAGATGCCGTGCGTTGTCCTTAGTGATGTCATGCCAGGAGCGGATGGGGGTCTTGAGTTCGTCTCCCACCACCATACCGGGGCCCTGGGTGGGGGGTCCGCCCATGAACATCATCACACGGGCCCCTGTGTTGGGAAACGTACCCTGGGGGTGGAAAGATGGTGGCTTTGGTCAGTATGATCAAGATTGATTTAGTTATTTgattaccgtaattgctggacttgtaagcgcacctgaatataagccgtacccactgaattttttacaaatatgtattttgtacataaataaaccgcacatgtctataagccgcaagcgcctaccggtacattgaaacaaattaactttacacagcctttaaacgaaacacggcttgtaacaaaaataaataggcttttaaacgaaacacggcttgtaacaaaaataaataggctttaacgaaacgcggcttgtaacaaaaataaaaaataaatagcagtaaacagtagcctaccaaaaaagtcaaacttcattgcggtggcgattgttatggctttcagtcggatctgcacagttccaacgtcttatcatcgactcattaaggctcccgtgcagcagctctatttccttttccaacagccagatcgatcgccttcaacttgaaagctgcatcatatgcatttctccgtgtctttgccatgatgagggtgacaaaatgaccaccgtaatcagaatgatggcaagtttgagcgcgctcgatttacctcacattatgtgacggtgctcagttttttggcggcatgaatcttgtgaaaaaaaaacaaaacataaattagCCGCATCATTGTATAAACCgcgaggttcatagcgtgggaaaaaagttgcggcttatagtccggaaattacggtaattCAACCataaatatggtatttctgaCTGAGATGTGACTGCCAACACAGAAGCTGCCATTAGGTTATTGTAGTCTGATTGAACTGTAGTCTGATTGAACTGTAGTCTGATTGAACTGTAGTCTGATTGAACTGTAGTCTGATTGAACTGTAGTCTGATTGAACTGTAGTATGATTGAACTGTAGTCTGATTGAACTGTAGTCTGATTGAACTGTAGTATGATTGAACTGTAGTATGATTGAACTGTAGTATGATTGAACTGTAGTATGATTGAACTGTAGTATGATTGAACTGTAGTATGATTGAACTGTAGTATGATTGAACTGTAGTATGATTGAACTGAATGTATTGAGGATTTTCAGGTGAACAATAACGACAGCAATCGTTGATAACAGCAATCTAAATCACGTGGGTTTTATAAGTTGGAACAGGGAGACACCACCAGAACAGAAGCAGAGAAcatgtctgtctttctgtagCCCCTACTTTCTAATCTCACAGCaccaatgttctgtaaacacccgcCGAGAGGCTTGTGGGAAGTCACAACATCAGCCGCCACAGAATCACAGTGTCACAGAATACATTAACAATCAGTGTCCTGTGTCCTTGTACCTCCAGTCTGGCATCACCATCAACAGATGTGACAACAATCCAGAATATTCACTATCATTTCTAGTGACCACCAACCCGTCCCAAACAGAACACtggatgtactgtatattacatgAAGGGAAAACATACGCTAAGCATCGAGTTAATTACTCTTCACTAAATCATTTCCCCATTACAGTGACATCCCAAGTGATTCGACTGTGAAATTGTATGCATATGCTCCATCAGTCACGGTAGGGAGTCCCTGAACTACCGATATCCCTTCAAGAAACTCATTCCTATTAAGTTACCATACAGACCGGTTTCCCGAAAGCACCTTAAGGGGAAGTTCATGGTTAGAACCGTCAGAATGGATGAAGTCAGACTGTTTTTCTCTAATCTTTCCATTATCAGTAGACATCAGCACCAGAGGACAGGACGGCAGGCAACATAGCTGTTCTAACACCTACAGCATGTTAGTTGTGTtaccagagagaggaagagaggatagtggacagacagagacagcaatAAGGCAAAAAGAAAGAAGCTGACCTTTGACCTAAGAAAGTACGAGTGGTACTATTGGCAGACCTAACTGAAGAGAtaatgccagtgtgtgtgtgtgagagagaggaagtgtgtgAAAGGTTAGTTGAAACCTGTGACATGTCAGAGAGGGTAAGGTTCAGTTGAGTGTTGAAGGTCATTTGTCTACGTTGACCTCATAGAACCAGGCTATTTGTACACCGCACAAAATGTGTACAtaggactgtgtgtttgtgtaagtgtgtgtgtgtgtttgtgtaagtgtgtgtgtgtgtatgcacgctTATGTAACTGtcattacctccagcaggcccacGGCGATGGACAGTGCTATTCCAGTAGAGCGCAGTGGTCTCTTCCCCTGTGGTACAGGCCAGGGATCTCTCTGCAGCTCGCCCAACAGGTCTGTCAGGTTCATGTCTACCTTATGGACCGGCTGCAGGAACCTACAGGTGACGGCTGGATCCTGAGGGGGCACGGGACGACCCTGAGGCCCAGATGCCGTCGGGTTCGTCAGGCCTAGCATCTcctgaaagagagaatgagagctatGAGTTCTCATGGACTTTCAACGATGGTATTGTGGAATATTGCATGGCAGAGTTTTTCTTGTCCTGGCCAGTCTCTTGACTGTATTCTATATAGGCCTAACGGTCTGACTGTACACAATATCATATACAACACAGTATTTATACAACACTGTATTTCAAAGTACCTCTGACAATGTTTTTGAATATTACATGACAGACTAAAGGAGTTTTCCCTGTCGGCTGTATTCTGTATAGGCCTACCACTCTGTTTCTGGGTGTTAGGAACCTAGGGCTTTTCTTCTGTATGGAACACTACCCCTGTAGTGGCATAGACACATTCTATGTCATTCAGTGACACCTGGCTGTCTTTGACCTGTATCCTGTCCCCATTCTACTGTTTTATTGTCATTTAATTTCCAATTGATACAAGGGCACCTAGACATGATCATATGACAAACGACCACAACAAAGATcctattctatttctatggacaAAGCAGACTGTGACCTAGATCAGGGGTCTCAAACATACGGCCCTCGGGCCAAATGCGTTCTGTGAAAGAATTAATGCGGCCCGCGGTTGTCGTCATAAATATAGCCTACAGTCATCTTAGTACAACTAATCCAGACCTTTTCCCAAAACGAATGAATGCATTTTCAAGACTACTTGCCTTCCCGTATGTAACAGTTACTGACTGACCTGGATTTGTTTGGAGGAAAGCTCCTTGGTTCCCCTGAACACGTAGCTCTTTGCAATGCCCTCGCAGCTCAGCTCGTGGACCTGCACCATGCGTCCGAAGGTGATGAGGCCTACCAGGGCGTTGGGGGGCAGCAGGGACAGGGACATCTGCAGGGACTCCTTCAGGGCCTgcaggtcctcctcctccagaCACGTGTCCACCACGTACAGGAAGATGAGCGGGGTCGGGGGGCCGCGCTACATTGGTGGCAGAGACGGGATTGGAGAGGTTATTTTACAGAAACAAAGTGCTTAGTCTTTAGTTTTGAGTTGACATGGTTTTTCTATGTTGCAGTGTTTTGAGTTCTTCCATGTTGGGATGGTGTCACATGACATGTGATACACTTTGTGGTCAAGTGACTTTTGTAACCCGATGTCACTTTGTAAATTGACAACGACCATTACAATAAACAGCAAAGACTGTCTAAAGAAATGATGAACTTAAAAGTGATGGTAATGTCATGTGGCGTGTACATTTTCCAGTACATTCTTTGTGGCTGGTAACTCAACTTGAGGATTAAAGAAACATTCATATTTGATGAAGCAATTTTGTGGGTTGAGACGTACAACTACAAAGCCAGGCGCGTGTACAAAACATAGTGTCTATGTGCAACGTTCAGAGATCTCTATGTAGAACTTAACGCGTTTACCTGCACTATGTACTCAATGGTTGAGAACTGTGGCATGAGCTCAGCCGGCTGGTTTACGTCCGATATGCCGGCGTATGACGGGGGGAACTGTGAAGGAGAGAACGAGAAGAGAAAAGTGGTTAGCTAGCAGCTTCACCTGCTAATGGAATGTAGATGGGCCACTTTAAAGATATTCCTATTACCACCAGCTGTGTTCCTTTGTGGAATATGACTAGTATAAACACAGGAATGTAGGTAGGCCGCCTACAGATATGGCTCTTATTATAGGTCTAAATGGTACATTATGCACCCGGTACTCTATGGTGGAATGGTGTTTGGTCCTACAGCTCAGGTTAGTCCATTGTGGTGTACTCACTGGGTTTCTTTGGAAGCAGAAGTTGCACGCCCATATTTTGGCTCTGTAGTCAACTTGGCTACAAAAGGGGGGAAAAGACAGAGCTACTTGGATACAGTGTACAGCAGCAGTCAAACAGACCTGTCACCTAGCCTGAGGCTGTTAGCGCTTCTAGAGCGGATGTACATTGGATTGTTAAGGTGTGGATAGGGTTGATCCACCACACCTGTCCCTGAGTGATTAGGCTACACCTAAGCGTTCCTAAAGATATTCAATACTTAGTTGGTGATCCCTTTCTTCTCCTACTCTTCCCTTCACCCGAGACGTAAGTTCTCAGAAGAATAAAATGCTTAGATGAAAACAAAGAGACGCCATGTAAGACGTTGGACATAGCTTAGCTTTCAGCTAAGTGCTTGTAAAAACGTCAACAAGTAACCATTAAAAACACTCACTCAGCCTAAAACAACAACATTCCCCGCCACTACTCAAATACTCACCATAGCGGGTTTAGTACGGCCTTGCAGTTGGCCCTGCTACAGAGGACCGGTTCGTACTGCACCGGTGGCAGGTCTGGCCTCTCCTTGAGTGGGGTGAAGAGGCAGGAGACAGGCACTACCAGCCGGGTAGCTTCCAGCCTGCTCGAGGGCCACAGGTTCCAGCTAAAACGCACGCCGTCCCGATCCTCATTCTGTTGGATAAACTCCTGGTATGTCGCCATGGCAACTTCAATGGGATAGAAAGTGAAGAGATTCTTAATAAACtcgtctggttaaataaaggttaaataaataaataaataaatacggaGAGAAGGTAGTCCGATAGCTAAACTAGCTCTAGCTAAGGGCAGGTAGTCTGTCTTAGCTTCTCCGAGAGCTGTTTGAGTCTGGAGTTCGGTGTGAGCTACTCTCACTTTTCACTCTTTCCATGGCTTTGTTCCAAATTCATAGGCGGAGGCCTATGTGGAATATGGATGACGATGATGTTCGTCATCAAAACCTGTTTGGCATGTTTTGATACTTAAAGAGTCTCGGGGCTAATTTGGAATCCTACGTAAATGTTGGTCACAACTATTTCAGCTACGTAACATTTCAGGGACGAGTGAGACTTGGGCTTACGTGCCTCGGTAGGTATGAACGGCAGTAAACAGATGTCTTAGATTTCTATAGCTTTGGAACTCCAGACACATGCTGCGTTTTGCACAATCATGTGACATGTACATTTTATATCTGATCTTATCTAGAAATGAGAAATACACAAAAAAGTTAATAAAATTGTCTGATGATGGCATTGGAACATCTCACATAAAAAGAAAAGGGGACATTTTGAGTTCAATGGAAAAGCATTAAAGCTGCAATTTGGTAAAAATACAGGCATGTCACATGATtgcacaaaacacagggccctagataTGGAATGTTATGGAACGTTTCCTTGTAATGTAATGCATGTAATTCCATGTAATGTTATGGAACAGACCACCCCCACTTGATGGTCTTCTGACACACTTATCAAGACAGAACTGTCTGTTCCAAACCATAGTTCACTTCAGCTATCTAATTCAGATATGAACAAAAATGACCGCCAACACGCACCTCTCCACTCTCTCATTCAGGGGAACCCTCTGCAATCAAACAACTCTACCAGGTGATTGACAGCTGGCCTACAGAACCCTTAACTCGAAGTAGCATCGATCCATTGATTACATAACTGAGTGCTTACATGGACAGACTAAAAACGGTCTCTTCTAGCTATGCTATATACTGGCATATCTTAGCTATTACTGGCCATTACTAGGAACCAAATGATGATCATCTTGGCAACATTTACCTACAAGCATGTTGTAGCAGTTAAATGGTTAGACAGGTATCACAAATCACATTTTAACATCTCGTCCCTGGTAGAGATGCCTTCCCGAAAGGAGGCGGATGCTAGTAGCAGCAACAAGCTAGTTAGCGACAGGTTCTAGTTACCGTTGGCTAGAAACATTGAAATcttaggtaacgttagctaacttcaGTTAGCATTTTATCAAATTCCGGGAGTGTTCCTAAAGTCAAACTGCCATCGACATATCATGCATGATAACTTGATATAAAACACGATCATACAAGTTAAATTAACGATACAGATGTTAACTAGGCTAGCCTTGCTAACGGACTAACCCAGTTTTTAGTCGGCTTTTTTCCTGGACGAATCAAGGAAACGCAAACAGAATGGCCTAGCTAGACACTTTTCATCAAATTGATGCAGGCAGATCAGACGGAGAACCATACCTTTTATACAGATCCGGTTGGAAATCCAGACGAAGGTAAATAAATATTAGACTGTAATAAATCGGATCAGCATTTAGGTGATAAATACCGATGCGCAAACAGAATGAGAGAGCGAAGAATCTGTGGGGACAACTCCCGGCCGGTGTCCCTCTACTT contains:
- the LOC129845359 gene encoding protein transport protein Sec23A-like; the protein is MATYQEFIQQNEDRDGVRFSWNLWPSSRLEATRLVVPVSCLFTPLKERPDLPPVQYEPVLCSRANCKAVLNPLCQVDYRAKIWACNFCFQRNPFPPSYAGISDVNQPAELMPQFSTIEYIVQRGPPTPLIFLYVVDTCLEEEDLQALKESLQMSLSLLPPNALVGLITFGRMVQVHELSCEGIAKSYVFRGTKELSSKQIQEMLGLTNPTASGPQGRPVPPQDPAVTCRFLQPVHKVDMNLTDLLGELQRDPWPVPQGKRPLRSTGIALSIAVGLLEGTFPNTGARVMMFMGGPPTQGPGMVVGDELKTPIRSWHDITKDNARHLKKATKVSPRITEWIA